The following are from one region of the Geoalkalibacter subterraneus genome:
- the gmhB gene encoding D-glycero-beta-D-manno-heptose 1,7-bisphosphate 7-phosphatase, translating into MTPLTPHPSLLTENPLRRAVFLDRDGTINVEKDYLHRVEDFEFIPGAPEAISHLNDAGFVVLVVSNQAGIARGYFEPRAVEALHEHLQSELVYFGAHIDGFYFCPHHPTEGQGEYRQECDCRKGKPGLLLQAAEEHGIDLAQSYMVGDKASDIEAGVAAGCTPLLVLTGYGSQASEEVAGKVTRFADLAAAVDFILKRP; encoded by the coding sequence TTGACCCCCCTCACTCCTCACCCCTCACTCCTCACAGAAAATCCGCTCCGCAGAGCGGTTTTTCTCGACCGCGACGGCACCATCAACGTGGAGAAAGACTACCTGCACCGGGTCGAGGATTTTGAATTCATCCCCGGCGCTCCCGAAGCTATCTCCCACCTGAATGATGCGGGGTTTGTTGTGCTGGTCGTCTCCAATCAAGCCGGGATTGCACGGGGATACTTCGAGCCGAGAGCGGTTGAGGCCCTGCATGAACACCTGCAGTCGGAACTGGTTTATTTCGGTGCCCACATTGATGGATTTTATTTCTGTCCGCACCATCCGACCGAAGGGCAGGGGGAATATCGGCAGGAATGCGACTGCCGCAAAGGCAAGCCCGGTCTTTTGTTGCAGGCGGCAGAAGAGCATGGGATCGATCTGGCGCAATCGTATATGGTGGGGGACAAAGCCTCGGATATTGAGGCTGGCGTTGCTGCAGGCTGCACCCCATTGTTGGTATTGACAGGATATGGTTCACAGGCGTCGGAGGAGGTTGCAGGCAAAGTCACCCGTTTCGCCGACCTGGCGGCAGCCGTTGATTTTATCTTGAAACGCCCATAA
- a CDS encoding four helix bundle protein, translated as MRRKHHDLRLWQESMILVREIYEATEKFPRDEVYSLTNQMRRAAISVPSNIAEGAGRMGPKEFLQFLSIARGSLSELDTQIILAKDLGYLNDTRNIQNRIERIFSLFGGLMNSLKGKVAN; from the coding sequence GTGAGGCGAAAACATCATGACCTCAGGCTGTGGCAAGAATCAATGATCTTGGTACGAGAAATATACGAGGCGACAGAAAAATTTCCTCGCGATGAGGTCTATTCTCTAACCAACCAAATGCGGCGTGCAGCTATTTCGGTCCCAAGCAACATCGCTGAGGGAGCTGGCCGTATGGGGCCAAAAGAATTTTTGCAATTTCTTTCGATTGCTCGGGGTTCTTTAAGCGAATTGGATACACAGATTATTCTTGCCAAAGACTTGGGTTATTTGAACGATACTAGGAATATCCAGAACCGAATCGAACGTATTTTTAGCTTATTCGGCGGATTGATGAACTCCCTGAAGGGAAAGGTAGCAAATTGA